Proteins encoded by one window of Dreissena polymorpha isolate Duluth1 chromosome 11, UMN_Dpol_1.0, whole genome shotgun sequence:
- the LOC127851759 gene encoding uncharacterized protein LOC127851759, giving the protein MLIVYRCGFPMMIRRTVRNCGSEKLSQFLPHMQVLLINFGPLDVVDQISTLPWISDEIDLRPAPSDNSTNIKALVLVINQAIKVGKDVDRIWEWLPKYTVVEENTWDCPFCIEKVRQLRACDKLLEHVEAQNVEKKSHVGGVAVEQSQTQAVDFDIKIYPSNSPKCLKFDIALTIKHLAVCDIMNVNTASRTQLKAMKITEHRQLLGDRKCN; this is encoded by the exons ATGTTGATAGTTTACCGTTGCGGATTCCCCATGATGATTCGAAGAACAGTAAGAA ATTGTGGGTCTGAGAAGTTGTCGCAATTTCTACCACACATGCAAGTTCTACTGATAAACTTCGGGCCTTTAGACGTGGTAGATCAAATCTCGACGCTGCCTTGGATTTCCGATGAAATCGACCTTCGTCCAGCAC CCAGTGACAATTCTACCAATATAAAGGCGCTTGTCCTGGTTATAAATCAAGCCATCAAGGTCGGAAAGGATGTGGACAGAATTTGGGAGTGGCTGCCGAAATACACCGTAGTTGAGGAGAACACATGGg ATTGTCCGTTTTGCATAGAGAAAGTCAGACAACTGAGAGCATGTGACAAACTTTTAGAGCACGTGGAAGCCCAAAATGTCGAAAAGAAGAGTCATGTTGGAGGCGTGGCTGTGGAACAAAGCCAAACCCAAGCTGTCGATTTCGACATCAAGATATACCCGTCAA ATTCCCCCAAATGTCTCAAATTTGACATTGCATTGACGATCAAGCACCTTGCCGTGTGTGACATTATGAATGTAAACACCGCCAGTCGCACGCAGCTGAAAGCGATGAAAATCACTGAACACAGACAACTATTGGGGGACCGGaaatgcaattaa